Proteins encoded within one genomic window of Neodiprion fabricii isolate iyNeoFabr1 chromosome 6, iyNeoFabr1.1, whole genome shotgun sequence:
- the LOC124185452 gene encoding spectrin beta chain isoform X5, producing MTTDISVVRGGWDPTLQQEIVDEYEYDGGNSSSRLFERSRIKALAGERESVQKKTFQKWVNSHLVRCSCRIGDLYVDLRDGKMLIKLLEILSGERLPRPTKGKMRIHCLENVDKALQFLREQRVHLENMGSHDIVDGNPRLSLGLIWTIILRFQIQDITIEETDNQETKSAKDALLLWCQMKTAGYHNVNVRNFTTSWRDGLAFNAIIHKHRPDLIHFDKLSKSNAIYNLNNAFNVAEDKLGLTKLLDAEDIFVDHPDEKSIITYVVTYYHYFSKMKQETVQGKRIGKVVGIAMENDRMIHDYESLTSDLLRWIEGTIEALGDRRFANSLVGVQTQLSQFSNYRTVEKPPKFVEKGNLEVLLFTLQSKMRANNQKPYTPKEGKMISDINKAWERLEKAEHERELALREELIRQEKLEQLAARFNRKASMRETWLSENQRLVSQDNFGFDLAAVEAAAKKHEAIETDIFAYEERVQAVMAVSQELEAENYHDIDRINARKDNVLRLWNYLLELLKARRVRLECSLQLQQNFQEMLYILDSMEEIKMRLLTDDYGKHLMGVEDLLQKHSLVEADINVLGERVKAVVQQSQRFLEQGEDYRPCDPTIIIERVQQLEDAYAELVRLAVERRARLEESRNLWQFYWDMADEENWIKEKEQIVSTGDIGHDLTTINLLLSKHKALENEIQSHEPQLMSVAAVGDELISQHHFGSDRIKERLQEILGMWNHLLDLAAFRRKRLEEAVDYHQLFADADDIDIWMLDTLRLVSSEDVGRDEANVQSLLKKHKDVTDELKNYATTIEQLHQQASQLGEHDSKSPKVLERLASIDSRYKELLELAKLRKQRLLDALSLYKLFSESDGVEQWIGEKNRMLETMVPAKDIEDVEIMKHRYDGFEKEMNANASRVAVVNQLARQLLHVEHPNSEQIVARQNELNQKWAELREKAEGKREALNSAHGVQTFHIECRETVSWIEDKKRILQQTDSLEMDLTGVMTLQRRLSGMERDLAAIQAKLNALEKEAQSIEQEHPDEAAVIRERITQIHTMWEQLTQMLKERDAKLEEAGDLHRFLRDLDHFQTWLTKTQTDVASEDTPTSLADAEKLLTQHQNIKEEIDNYTDDYQKMMDYGERLTSEAGDGDTQYMFLRERLNALKMGWEELHQMWANRQNLLSNSLNLQVFDRDARQAEVLLSQQEHILTKDETPTNFEQAENMIKRHEAFMTTLEANDDKINSVVQFAGRLVEEGHFAADKVKKKADAINDRRNANHERANQVMDKLKDQLQLQMFLQDREELVEWVQEKHITAQDETYRSAKTVHSKWTRHQAFEAEIASNKDRLQQLQQAADELIQLKPELAEIIKPKVEELCDQFEELETTTKDKGERLFDANREVLIHQTCDDIDSWMNELEKQIESTDTGSDLASVNILMQKQQMIETQMAVKARQVTELDKQAEHLQRTVPDEKMEEIKCKKEKVAQRFEQLKAPLTDRQRQLEKKKEAYQFRRDVEDEKLWIAEKMPQATSSEYGNSLFNVHMLKKKNQSLRTEIENHEPRINSVCKNGQKLIDEGHEDSAEFTQRISDLSDKWRELKDAVDNRNKHLLQNEKAQQYFFDATEAESWMSEQELYMMVEDRGKDEISAQNLMKKHESLEHAVEDYADTIRQLGETARQLITDQHALSDQIAVKQSQVDKLYAGLKDLAGERRAKLDEALQLFMLNREVDDLEQWIAERELVAGSHELGQDYDHVTLLWERFKEFARDTETIGSERVAAVNGIADSLIATGHSDAATIAEWKDGLNEVWQDLLELIETRTQMLAASRELHKFFHDCKDVLGRILEKQNAMSDELGRDAGSVSALQRKHGNFIQDLFTLQSQVTQIQDESSKLQASYAGDKAREITNREAEVVAAWNNLQSLCEGRKAKLEDTGDLFRFFNMVRTLLIWMDDVVRQMNTSEKPRDVSGVELLMNNHQSLKAEIDTREDNLTACLDLGKDLLARNHYASVQIKEKLLALTDHRNALLHRWEERWENLQLILEVYQFARDAAVAEAWLIAQEPYLMSQELGHTIDDVENLIKKHEAFEKSAAAQEERFSALQRLTTSECPDKECGLYPPVLEFSHKLIFTPECPPSSKIPITQPKKYLKSQGEIVRDIILYCDRFIMPDTMQRRECTSTGTKIIYPNTINYRTEKTKPSKSFLWSSSWNSTSKTSQGSSDSQPVSPYAEFTDVPVFDDEIVTSNERKTLRRISTISAHKPEFFRLHSTPEIADLTALNPRKYCVSNSSSDTEYSEIIDTACVPEKRTKSSTSIDVSHSVMIHNLMDTDNEFNLKHVNVELETQLVKSTDTQMNECGLEAYLRDKKSEKALAEISLNDELSSEDRHSLDLEKSITKLRKLRLEIGAFTDDLIKADLDPSELLILAERCFCNEDNSIRSFNHLMQVKFNDHDYMSLKSRAMPPKSSNLLTNETSSVRERSKSLLGPKDKFKKSSNLNKVDPNLSAISDSEKSFPSQDHSFSLDNVTLENNVTQFELRELKRQEQEREEEERREQEEAAAAEAAKLAKATPVTSPDEPPSDRVDGDGNQSGEQAGEEDGHVALRKPSTRSPQTQEKPKEEQRSPGDDEFEGTLTRKHEWESTTKKATNRSWDKLYMVVRGQNLVAYKDQKSYKAAADQPYKGEPPLDLRGASVQVASEYTKKKHVFRVKSQSGADFLFQAKDDAEMLEWVSVLNQAAQGVSGASTSRAHTLPAPTQAETKRRSFFTLKKN from the exons ATGACGACCGACATCTCGGTGGTGCGCGGGGGTTGGGACCCGACGCTTCAACAGGAGATTGTCGACGAGTACGAATACGATGGAGGAAATTCCAGTTCGAGACTTTTTGAACGATCCCGTATCAAGGCTTTAGCTG gtGAACGTGAATCGGTACAGaagaaaacatttcaaaaatgggTGAATTCCCATCTGGTACGATGTTCTTGTCGTATCGGAGATCTCTATGTCGATCTTCGCGATGGAAAAATGCTTATAAAGCTGCTGGAAATATTGTCGGGCGAACGTTTGCCACGTCCTACAAAAGGAAAAATGCGTATCCATTGTTTGGAGAATGTAGATAAGGCACTGCAATTTTTGCGAGAGCAAAGAGTCCATCTTGAAAACATGGGATCACACGACATCGTCGATGGAAATCCAAGATTAAGCTTGGGATTAATTTGGACAATCATTCTACGTTTCCAAATTCAAGACATCACCATAGAAGAAACTGATAACCAGGAAACTAAATCAGCCAAGGATGCTTTGCTTTTGTGGTGTCAAATGAAGACTGCTGGATATCACAATGTAAATGTTAGGAACTTCACAACATCTTGGCGAGACGGTCTTGCGTTCAATGCCATAATACACAAACATCGTCCAGATTTGATCCACTTTGACAAGCTATCGAAATCAAACGCGATCTACAATTTAAACAATGCTTTCAATGTCGCAGAGGATAAATTAGGTCTAACAAAATTGTTAGACGCAGAGGATATTTTTGTTGATCATCCTGACGAAAAGTCTATAATAACTTATGTTGTGACCTACTATCACTACTTCTCGAAAATGAAGCAGGAGACCGTTCAAGGTAAACGAATTGGTAAAGTTGTCGGAATTGCCATGGAGAACGATAGAATGATTCACGATTATGAAAGTTTGACAAGTGATTTACTTAGATGGATCGAAGGAACAATTGAAGCTTTGGGTGATCGTCGTTTTGCTAATTCTCTTGTGGGCGTTCAGACTCAACTTTCACAGTTTTCCAACTACCGTACAGTAGAAAAACCACctaaatttgtagaaaagGGTAACTTGGAGGTGCTACTGTTTACACTGCAATCCAAAATGCGTGCCAACAATCAGAAACCCTACACACCCAAGGAAGGTAAAATGATTTCCGATATCAACAAAGCCTGGGAGAGATTAGAAAAAGCTGAACACGAGCGTGAATTGGCGCTCAGAGAAGAATTGATACGTCAAGAAAAATTGGAGCAATTGGCTGCAAGATTTAACCGAAAAGCCAGCATGAGAGAAACTTGGCTATCTGAAAATCAACGACTTGTATCGCAAGACAACTTTGGCTTCGATTTAGCAGCCGTAGAAGCTGCAGCTAAGAAACACGAGGCTATAGAAACTGATATATTTGCTTACGAAGAACGTGTGCAGGCAGTCATGGCTGTGTCTCAAGAGTTAGAGGCTGAAAACTACCACGATATAGACCGGATCAATGCCCGAAAGGACAATGTTCTAAGATTGTGGAACTACCTTCTGGAATTACTGAAAGCACGAAGAGTGCGGTTGGAATGTTCACTTCAATTACAACAGAACTTCCAAGAAATGTTGTACATTTTAGACAGTATGGAAGAAATTAAGATGCGATTGTTAACTGATGATTATGGTAAACATTTGATGGGCGTTGAAGATCTTCTTCAAAAGCATTCACTTGTTGAGGCCGACATCAATGTCTTAGGTGAGAGAGTTAAGGCTGTCGTACAACAAAGCCAAAGATTCTTAGAACAAGGAGAAGATTATCGTCCTTGCGATCCAACCATTATTATTGAACGAGTGCAACAACTTGAAGATGCTTACGCTGAATTGGTCCGCCTGGCTGTTGAGCGTCGAGCACGGCTTGAAGAATCTCGTAATCTTTGGCAATTCTATTGGGATATGGCTGACGAAGAGAATTGGATCAAGGAGAAAGAGCAGATTGTTTCTACGGGTGATATCGGTCATGACTTAACTACCATTAATTTACTTTTGTCCAAACACAAGGCCTTGGAGAACGAAATCCAATCTCACGAACCACAATTGATGTCAGTTGCTGCAGTGGGTGATGAATTGATTAGTCAACACCATTTCGGTTCTGATCGCATTAAGGAAAGATTACAAGAAATATTAGGCATGTGGAATCACCTGTTAGACTTGGCGGCGTTCAGACGCAAGCGGCTAGAAGAAGCTGTTGATTATCATCAATTATTTGCTGATGCCGACGATATCGATATTTGGATGCTCGATACTCTGCGATTGGTATCGTCTGAGGATGTCGGTCGCGATGAAGCAAATGTGCAATCTTTGCTGAAAAAACATAAAGATGTCACTGATGAACTGAAAAATTACGCTACAACCATTGAACAGCTGCATCAACAAGCATCGCAACTTGGAGAACACGATTCTAAGTCTCCAAAGGTATTAGAAAGACTCGCCTCAATTGATTCGAGATACAAAGAGCTTCTGGAACTGGCTAAATTGCGCAAGCAAAGATTATTAGATGCCTTGTCTCTGTACAAGCTGTTCAGCGAATCAGATGGAGTTGAACAATGGATCGGAGAAAAGAACAGAATGTTGGAAACTATGGTTCCTGCCAAGGACATTGAAGATGTTGAGATAATGAAACACCGCTACGATGGCTTTGAGAAGGAAATGAATGCCAATGCTTCTCGCGTTGCTGTAGTTAATCAATTGGCTAGACAGCTACTACATGTTGAACATCCGAACTCAGAGCAAATTGTTGCACGTCAGAATGAATTGAATCAAAAGTGGGCCGAGCTAAGAGAGAAGGCTGAAGGCAAACGCGAAGCACTCAACTCTGCACATGGAGTACAAACCTTCCATATCGAATGTCGTGAGACCGTATCTTGGATCGAAGATAAGAAACGCATCTTACAGCAAACCGATAGCTTAGAAATGGACTTGACTGGTGTGATGACGCTACAACGTCGGCTTAGCGGTATGGAGCGTGACTTGGCAGCCATACAGGCGAAATTGAATGCACTTGAAAAAGAAGCGCAATCAATTGAGCAGGAACATCCTGATGAGGCTGCAGTCATTCGTGAACGAATCACCCAAATTCATACCATGTGGGAGCAATTAACTCAGATGCTTAAAGAACGCGATGCCAAACTCGAAGAAGCTGGAGATTTACATAGATTCTTGCGTGACCTTGATCATTTCCAGACTTGGCTTACCAAGACCCAAACAGATGTTGCCAGCGAAGATACACCCACAAGCCTTGCAGATGCTGAGAAACTGTTGACCCAGCATCAGAATATTAAGGAAGAGATTGACAACTACACGGACGATTATCAGAAGATGATGGACTATGGCGAGAGGCTAACAAGTGAGGCTGGAGATGGAGATACACAGTACATGTTCTTGAGAGAAAGATTGAATGCCCTGAAAATGGGCTGGGAAGAGCTCCACCAAATGTGGGCAAATCGTCAAAATCTGTTATCGAATTCGTTGAACTTGCAGGTCTTTGACCGCGATGCTCGCCAAGCTGAAGTTTTGTTGTCTCAGCAAGAACATATCCTTACCAAAGATGAGACTCCGACGAACTTTGAACAAGcagaaaatatgataaaacgCCACGAAGCATTTATGACTACATTGGAAGCCAATGACGATAAGATCAACTCGGTCGTTCAATTTGCGGGCAGGTTAGTTGAGGAAGGCCACTTTGCGGCGGACAAAGTCAAGAAGAAGGCAGATGCAATAAATGATCGAAGAAACGCCAATCACGAAAGAGCTAATCAAGTGATGGACAAATTGAAGGATCAACTTCAGTTGCAGATGTTCTTACAGGATAGAGAGGAACTCGTTGAATGGGTACAGGAAAAACACATCACTGCTCAAGATGAAACTTATCGCAGTGCAAAAACGGTTCATAGCAAATGGACGAGGCACCAAGCGTTTGAAGCAGAAATTGCTAGCAATAAAGATCGTCTGCAGCAACTGCAACAGGCTGCTGATGAGTTGATTCAATTGAAGCCTGAATTGGCTGAGATCATAAAGCCGAAAGTTGAAGAATTATGTGACCAATTTGAAGAGCTGgaaacaacaacaaaagaCAAAGGAGAGAGACTATTCGATGCTAATCGTGAAGTCCTCATACATCAGACTTGCGATGATATCGACTCGTGGATGAATGAATTGGAGAAACAGATTGAAAGTACAGATACTGGATCTGATCTTGCCTCTGTCAATATTTTGATGCAGAAACAGCAGATGATAGAAACTCAAATGGCTGTGAAGGCTCGCCAAGTTACAGAGCTCGATAAACAGGCTGAACATTTGCAGAGAACAGTACCAGACGAGAAgatggaagaaataaaatgcaaGAAGGAGAAAGTTGCTCAAAGATTTGAACAGCTTAAGGCACCACTTACCGATCGACAGCGTCAgctggagaagaaaaaagaagcgtACCAATTCAGGCGTGACGTTGAGGATGAGAAATTATGGATTGCAGAAAAAATGCCACAAGCTACCAGTTCGGAATATGGTAATTCCCTCTTCAACGTTCAtatgttgaagaaaaagaatcaaTCTCTCCGTACTGAAATCGAAAACCACGAACCAAGAATCAATTCTGTATGTAAAAACGGTCAGAAATTGATTGACGAGGGACATGAAGATAGTGCTGAATTTACTCAACGTATCTCCGATCTTTCGGATAAATGGCGCGAACTGAAAGATGCGGTTGACAACAGGAATAAACATTTGTTACAAAACGAAAAGGCACAACAATACTTCTTCGACGCCACAGAGGCTGAATCATGGATGAGCGAACAGGAATTATACATGATGGTTGAAGATCGTGGTAAAGACGAGATATCTGCGCAAAACCTAATGAAAAAACACGAGTCTTTGGAACATGCTGTTGAAGATTATGCCGATACAATCCGTCAGCTAGGTGAAACAGCAAGACAATTGATAACCGATCAGCATGCATTGAGTGATCAAATTGCAGTCAAACAATCCCAAGTTGACAAGCTATATGCAGGACTAAAAGATTTGGCTGGCGAACGCCGTGCCAAGCTAGACGAAGCCCTTCAATTGTTTATGCTAAACCGAGAAGTTGATGATTTGGAGCAATGGATAGCTGAGCGAGAATTAGTTGCAGGCAGTCATGAGTTGGGTCAAGATTACGATCATGTTACTTTGCTCTGGGAAAGATTCAAGGAATTTGCTCGTGACACAGAGACAATAGGATCGGAAAGAGTCGCAGCTGTAAATGGAATTGCAGATTCTTTGATTGCAACAGGACATTCGGATGCAGCTACAATTGCAGAATGGAAGGATGGCCTGAACGAAGTCTGGCAAGATTTGCTAGAGCTTATTGAAACACGAACTCAAATGTTAGCAGCTAGCCGTGAGCtacataaatttttccatgacTGCAAAGATGTTCTTGGAAGGATcttggaaaaacaaaatgcaaTGTCAGATGAATTGGGCCGCGACGCTGGCTCAGTTTCAGCACTCCAACGTAAACACGGCAACTTTATCCAAGACTTATTCACCTTACAGTCACAGGTGACACAAATTCAAGATGAATCGTCTAAACTTCAAGCTAGCTACGCAGGGGATAAGGCTAGAGAAATCACGAATAGAGAGGCCGAAGTAGTAGCAGCTTGGAATAATTTACAATCTTTGTGCGAAGGACGTAAGGCAAAATTGGAAGACACTGGCGATTTGTTCAGATTCTTCAACATGGTTAGAACATTACTGATTTGGATGGATGATGTTGTTAGGCAAATGAACACTTCAGAGAAGCCCCGTGATGTATCAGGTGTAGAACTACTTATGAATAATCATCAAAGTTTGAAAGCTGAAATCGACACCAGGGAAGACAATCTTACTGCTTGTCTTGACCTGGGAAAAGATCTATTGGCAAGGAATCATTACGCTAGCGTCCAAATTAAGGAAAAACTACTAGCATTGACTGATCACAGAAATGCATTGTTGCACCGCTGGGAAGAAAGATGGGAGAATCTGCAGCTAA TTCTTGAAGTTTACCAATTTGCCAGAGATGCAGCTGTAGCAGAAGCTTGGCTTATTGCTCAGGAGCCATATCTCATGAGCCAAGAACTTGGG CATACAATCGACGACGTAGAAAATCTGATCAAGAAACATGAAGCTTTCGAAAAATCAGCTGCAGCACAAGAAGAAAGATTTAGTGCTCTACAACGACTCACAACG TCTGAGTGTCCTGATAAAGAATGCGGCCTGTACCCACCGGTGCTGGAATTTAGTCACAAATTAATCTTTACTCCGGAATGTCCTCCGTCATCTAAAATCCCTATAACACAACCCAAAAAATACCTCAAATCCCAAGGTGAGATTGTGCGTGACATTATTTTGTACTGTGACAGATTTATCATGCCTGATACGATGCAAAGACGTGAGTGTACATCTACAGGAACTAAAATCATTTATCCAAATACTATAAATTATAGAACTGAGAAGACAAAACCCTCCAAGTCTTTTCTATGGAGTTCTAGTTGGAATTCTACGAGTAAAACTTCTCAAGGTTCTTCTGACAGTCAACCTGTATCACCTTATGCAGAATTCACAGATGTGCCTGTATTCGATGATGAGATTGTTACTTCCAACGAAAGAAAAACCTTGAGAAGAATCAGCACAATCAGTGCTCACAAACCAGAATTTTTCAGGTTACATTCCACTCCTGAAATTGCGGATTTGACTGCATTGAATCCGAGAAAGTATTGTGTGTCAAACTCTTCCTCGGATACCGAATACAGTGAAATAATTGACACAGCTTGTGTTCCTGAAAAGAGAACGAAGAGTTCGACCAGTATTGATGTCAGTCATTCTGTAATGATCCACAACCTCATGgatactgacaatgagttcaATCTCAAACATGTAAATGTCGAACTAGAAACTCAACTAGTCAAATCCACAGATACacaaatgaatgaatgtgGTCTGGAAGCATATCTTAGAGACAAAAAGTCAGAAAAAGCATTGGCTGAGATTTCTTTAAACGACGAGTTATCAAGTGAGGATAGGCATAGCCTAGACCTCGAAAAATCAATAACTAAGTTAAGGAAGTTACGTCTTGAAATTGGGGCATTTACGGATGATTTAATAAAAGCAGACCTTGATCCAAGTGAGTTGCTTATTTTAGCAGAGCGTTGTTTCTGTAATGAAGATAACAGTATTCGTAGTTTTAATCATTTAATGCAGGTAAAATTCAATGATCACGATTATATGTCATTGAAATCACGCGCAATGCCACCAAAATCCTCTAACTTACTAACGAACGAGACATCGAGTGTCCGTGAACGTAGTAAATCCCTTTTGGGTCCTAAAGACAAGTTCAAAAAAAGTTCTAATTTGAACAAAGTTGACCCAAACTTATCCGCTATCTCggattcagaaaaatcattcCCTTCCCAAGACCACTCCTTTTCTTTAGACAATGTAACCCTGGAAAACAATGTTACTCAA TTTGAGTTGAGAGAACTTAAACGACAAGAacaagaaagagaagaagaagaaaggcGTGAACAGGAAGAAGCTGCCGCGGCAGAGGCTGCGAAGTTAGCTAAAGCGACACCTGTCACCAGTCCTGACGAGCCACCCAGTGACAG AGTTGATGGCGATGGTAATCAAAGCGGGGAACAAGCTGGTGAAGAGGATGGTCATG TGGCACTACGCAAGCCTTCAACTAGATCGCCACAAACCCAAGAAAAACCCAAGGAAG AACAACGGAGTCCTGGCGATGACGAATTTGAAGGAACGTTAACGCGTAAACACGAATGGGAAAGCACAACAAAAAAAGCCACGAATCGATCATGGGACAAACTATATATGGTCGTACGTGGGCAAAATTTGGTAGCTTACAAAGATCAAAAATCCTACAAAGCTGCTGCCGACCAGCCATACAAAGGTGAACCACCTCTAGATCTTAGAGGTGCCTCTGTACAGGTCGCCAGTGAATACACCAAGAAGAAACATGTCTTCCGAGTCaa GTCTCAGAGCGGAGCAGACTTCCTATTCCAAGCTAAGGATGACGCAGAAATGCTTGAGTGGGTATCTGTGTTAAATCAAGCTGCACAGGGTGTATCTGGCGCGAGTACATCTAGAGCACATACTCTGCCAGCACCGACGCAAGCTGAAACCAAGCGGCGTAGTTTCTTCACACTCAAGAAAAA CTAA